In Chanodichthys erythropterus isolate Z2021 chromosome 11, ASM2448905v1, whole genome shotgun sequence, a single window of DNA contains:
- the LOC137030778 gene encoding histone H4: MSGRGKGGKGLGKGGAKRHRKVLRDNIQGITKPAIRRLARRGGVKRISGLIYEETRGVLKVFLENVIRDAVTYTEHAKRKTVTAMDVVYALKRQGRTLYGFGG, translated from the coding sequence ATGTCTGGAAGAGGCAAAGGCGGTAAAGGGCTCGGAAAAGGAGGCGCTAAGCGTCATCGTAAAGTTTTGCGCGACAACATCCAGGGAATCACCAAACCCGCCATTCGTCGTCTGGCTCGCCGCGGTGGCGTCAAGCGCATCTCCGGTCTGATCTACGAGGAGACCCGCGGTGTGTTGAAGGTGTTTCTGGAGAACGTTATCCGCGATGCCGTTACCTACACAGAGCACGCCAAGAGAAAGACCGTCACCGCCATGGATGTTGTGTACGCGCTGAAACGACAGGGACGCACCTTGTATGGCTTTGGAGGTTAA
- the LOC137030814 gene encoding histone H2B-like — protein sequence MPEPAKSAPKKGSKKAVTKTAGKGGKKRKRSRKESYAIYVYKVLKQVHPDTGISSKAMGIMNSFVNDIFERIGGEASRLAHYNKRSTITSREIQTAVRLLLPGELAKHAVSEGTKAVTKYTSSK from the coding sequence ATGCCTGAACCAGCCAAGTCTGCGCCAAAGAAGGGCTCCAAGAAGGCCGTCACGAAGACCGCCGGTAAGGGAGGAAAGAAGCGCAAGCGGTCCAGGAAGGAGAGTTACGCCATATATGTCTACAAAGTCCTGAAACAGGTTCATCCTGATACCGGCATTTCTTCCAAGGCGATGGGCATCATGAACTCCTTCGTCAACGACATCTTCGAGCGTATCGGCGGTGAGGCGTCTCGACTCGCTCACTACAACAAGCGTTCCACCATCACATCGAGAGAGATCCAGACCGCCGTGCGTTTGCTGTTGCCCGGTGAGCTGGCCAAACACGCCGTGTCTGAGGGCACCAAGGCCGTCACCAAGTACACCAGTTCCAAATAG
- the LOC137030779 gene encoding LOW QUALITY PROTEIN: histone H1 (The sequence of the model RefSeq protein was modified relative to this genomic sequence to represent the inferred CDS: inserted 2 bases in 1 codon; deleted 1 base in 1 codon), translated as MAETAPAPATATPVKASKKKSAAKAKKAGPGVGELIVKAVSTSKERSGVSLAALKKALTASGYDMEKNSSRXKIAIKSLVTKGTLMQVKGTGASGSFKLNKKAAPKAKKPAAKKPAAPKKPKSAATKKPAAKKSHKKTKKPTATATKKAGKSPKKAKKPAAPQKTAKSPQKAKTAKPKMAKSKAAKPKKAAPKNKQKFNKGQRKRRKICLVYSMLQSVNPHHQTTSLPQFHVLHQFIAQPQVNAAPLLNRQDSLGFKRESWRH; from the exons atgGCAGAAACCGCCCCAGCCCCGGCTACTGCTACCCCAGTCAAAGCGTCCAAGAAGAAGTCAGCTGCAAAAGCCAAGAAAGCAGGTCCAGGCGTCGGTGAGCTCATTGTTAAAGCCGTGTCCACATCCAAGGAGAGGAGTGGCGTGTCCCTCGCCGCCCTAAAGAAAGCTCTCACTGCCAGCGGCTACGACATGGAGAAGAACAGCTCCCG CAAGATCGCCATCAAGAGCCTGGTGACTAAAGGCACCCTGATGCAGGTCAAAGGGACTGGCGCGTCGGGCTCATTCAAGCTTAACAA AAAAGCAGCCCCTAAAGCGAAGAAGCCCGCTGCCAAGAAACCCGCTGCTCCCAAAAAGCCCAAGAGCGCAGCAACAAAGAAGCCCGCGGCTAAAAAATCACACAAGAAGACCAAGAAACCCACTGCCACAGCCACTAAGAAGGCAGGGAAGAGTCCCAAGAAAGCAAAGAAGCCAGCAGCC CCCCAAAAAACAGCCAAGAGCCCCCAAAAAGCCAAGACTGCCAAACCCAAGATGGCAAAGTCTAAAGCAGCCAAGCCTAAAAAGGCAGCTCCCAAAAATAAGCAAAA ATTCAACAAAGgccagaggaagaggaggaaaatCTGTTTAGTGTACAGCATGCTCCAGTCTGTCAACCCTCATCATCAAACAACATCTCTCCCCCAATTCCATGTCCTCCACCAGTTCATCGCTCAGCCACAGGTCAACGCCGCACCTCTACTCAACCGCCAGGACTCTCTCGGTTTCAAGAGGGAGTCTTGGAGGCATTAA